The following proteins are co-located in the Massilia litorea genome:
- a CDS encoding ABC transporter permease: protein MKTTELPRWATGFALPVLNLLSALLVAALVIHLLGESPVESMKILINSAVVNPEGLGYTLFYASTFIFTGLAVSIAMKAGLFNIGAEGQMYFGGLGLTLAMLAFDATLSPWLLIPLALLGSALFGALWAFLPGYLQARRGSHVVVTTIMFNFIAANLMNFIIVKALLPEGEQNPASRVFSDAAALPTLNTWFSFFGDSPLNIGFPIAIVALAVYGVMVSRSAWGYQLRATGLNQHAAHYAGVRISRMIIVAMLISGALAGLAAVNSIMGSTHYLSLNFPAGAGFVGIAIALMGRQHPVGIFLSSVLFGALIQGGFDLSLEKPNIPVETFIFIQGLIILFCGAMEHFYAPALLKLINATRKG from the coding sequence ATGAAAACCACCGAACTGCCACGCTGGGCGACAGGCTTCGCCCTGCCGGTCCTGAACCTGCTGTCGGCCCTGCTGGTCGCCGCGCTCGTCATCCATCTGCTGGGCGAAAGCCCGGTCGAATCGATGAAGATCCTGATCAACTCCGCGGTCGTCAATCCGGAAGGCCTGGGCTATACCCTGTTCTACGCCAGCACCTTCATCTTCACCGGCCTGGCGGTATCGATCGCCATGAAGGCGGGCCTGTTCAACATCGGCGCAGAAGGCCAGATGTATTTCGGCGGGCTGGGCCTGACGCTCGCGATGCTGGCATTCGACGCCACGCTCTCGCCCTGGCTGCTGATTCCGCTGGCGCTGCTGGGCAGCGCCCTGTTCGGCGCGCTGTGGGCCTTCCTGCCGGGCTACCTGCAGGCCCGGCGCGGCAGCCACGTGGTGGTCACGACCATCATGTTCAACTTCATCGCCGCCAACCTGATGAACTTCATCATCGTCAAGGCGCTGCTTCCCGAGGGCGAGCAAAACCCGGCCAGCCGCGTCTTTTCCGATGCCGCCGCCCTGCCGACCCTGAACACCTGGTTCTCCTTCTTCGGCGACTCGCCGCTGAACATCGGCTTCCCGATCGCCATCGTCGCGCTGGCAGTCTACGGTGTGATGGTCTCGCGTTCGGCCTGGGGCTACCAGCTGCGCGCGACGGGCCTGAACCAGCACGCGGCCCACTACGCCGGCGTGCGCATCAGCCGCATGATCATCGTCGCGATGCTGATCTCGGGCGCGCTCGCCGGCCTGGCGGCGGTGAACTCGATCATGGGGTCGACCCATTACCTGAGCCTGAACTTCCCGGCCGGCGCCGGCTTCGTCGGCATCGCGATTGCCCTGATGGGCCGCCAGCACCCGGTCGGCATCTTCCTGTCGTCGGTGCTGTTCGGCGCGCTGATCCAGGGCGGCTTCGACCTCTCGCTGGAAAAACCGAACATCCCGGTCGAGACCTTCATCTTCATCCAGGGATTGATCATCCTGTTCTGCGGCGCGATGGAACACTTCTACGCGCCGGCGCTCCTGAAACTGATCAACGCAACACGCAAGGGATAA
- a CDS encoding MipA/OmpV family protein — MNRRLLACLGLCLSTAARAQSGVDSDVAPESRPGQPLWELGLAGGVVSTPSYPGAADRETRGLALPLVIYRGKVFRSDQSGIGARLFKTDAAELDVGLAASLPARSDDVAARAGMPDLGALAEFGPRLKLRLARFDAQSGLRAELPLRAVIEVRSGLRHQGYTFEPRLVYERRSLDGKWLFDTHLAAVVGDGKINRYFYEVRPEFATATRPAYSADAGLILVRAGVFAARVVNRDLRVYGFLRAENYGSGANRDSPLHLRDNGLSAGFGLSWTITRSARLASD, encoded by the coding sequence ATGAACCGCCGCCTCCTTGCCTGCCTTGGCCTGTGCCTGAGCACGGCCGCCCGCGCCCAATCCGGAGTCGATTCCGACGTGGCGCCCGAGTCCCGTCCCGGCCAGCCGCTGTGGGAACTGGGCCTGGCGGGCGGCGTCGTCAGCACGCCCTCGTATCCCGGCGCGGCCGACCGCGAGACGCGCGGCCTGGCGCTGCCGCTCGTCATCTACCGCGGCAAGGTATTCCGTTCCGACCAGTCCGGTATCGGCGCGCGCCTGTTCAAGACCGACGCCGCCGAACTCGACGTCGGCCTGGCCGCCTCGCTGCCTGCCCGTTCCGACGACGTGGCGGCGCGTGCCGGCATGCCCGACCTGGGCGCGCTGGCCGAATTCGGTCCGCGCCTGAAACTGCGCCTGGCGCGCTTCGATGCGCAAAGCGGCCTGCGCGCCGAGCTGCCCCTGCGCGCCGTGATCGAAGTACGCAGCGGCCTGCGCCACCAGGGTTATACCTTCGAGCCGCGCCTGGTCTACGAGCGGCGCAGTCTTGACGGCAAATGGCTGTTCGACACCCATCTCGCCGCGGTCGTCGGCGACGGCAAGATCAACCGTTATTTCTACGAGGTGCGGCCCGAATTCGCGACCGCCACCCGACCCGCCTACAGCGCGGACGCCGGCCTGATCCTGGTCCGCGCCGGGGTATTCGCCGCGCGCGTGGTCAACCGCGACCTGCGCGTCTACGGCTTCCTGCGCGCCGAGAACTATGGCTCGGGCGCCAACCGCGACAGTCCACTGCACCTGCGCGACAATGGCTTGTCGGCGGGCTTCGGGCTGTCGTGGACCATCACGCGCTCGGCGCGGCTGGCGAGCGACTGA
- a CDS encoding ABC transporter permease, with the protein MEFFDFAAAVIVSMIRSAPVLMFAALAGLFAERSGVVDLGLEGKILASAFVSAAVAYSTHNPWAGIVAGMAVSVAIAMVQAFVSITQKGNQLVAGIAINIAMSGLTFVVAQYIFQQGGRTPDLGDARLPNIVLPGTEALANLPFLGWLWGRVLGGHSPLVYLAFLLLPVVHWVVYHSRFGLRLRACGENPHAADAAGVSVEKTRYLAMLVAGVLCSFSGAYLSIVQSGFFLRDMSAGAGYLALTALVFGNWRPLHTVLGCLMFGFFTAVQIQLEGRDLPLVGRIPGSLIQMIPYVVTVVVLAGLMAKSVAPKAIGKPFVKSR; encoded by the coding sequence ATGGAATTCTTTGATTTCGCCGCCGCCGTCATCGTCTCGATGATCCGCAGCGCGCCGGTGCTGATGTTCGCCGCGCTGGCCGGCCTGTTCGCCGAACGCAGCGGCGTGGTCGACCTCGGGCTCGAAGGCAAGATCCTCGCCTCGGCCTTCGTGTCGGCCGCCGTTGCCTACAGCACCCACAATCCCTGGGCCGGCATCGTCGCGGGCATGGCGGTCTCGGTTGCAATCGCCATGGTCCAGGCCTTCGTGTCGATCACCCAGAAGGGCAACCAGCTGGTGGCCGGCATCGCCATCAACATCGCCATGAGCGGCCTGACCTTCGTCGTCGCCCAGTACATCTTCCAGCAGGGCGGGCGCACGCCGGACCTGGGCGACGCGCGCCTCCCGAACATCGTGCTGCCGGGGACCGAAGCGCTGGCAAACCTGCCTTTCCTCGGCTGGCTGTGGGGCCGTGTGCTCGGCGGCCATTCGCCGCTGGTCTACCTGGCCTTCCTGCTGCTGCCGGTGGTGCACTGGGTGGTGTATCACAGCCGTTTTGGTTTGCGCCTGCGCGCCTGCGGAGAAAACCCGCATGCGGCGGACGCGGCCGGCGTCTCGGTCGAGAAGACGCGCTACCTGGCGATGCTCGTCGCCGGCGTACTGTGCTCGTTCTCGGGCGCCTACCTGTCGATCGTCCAGAGCGGCTTCTTCCTGCGCGACATGTCGGCCGGCGCCGGCTACCTGGCGTTGACCGCGCTGGTGTTCGGCAACTGGCGTCCGCTGCACACCGTGCTCGGCTGCCTGATGTTCGGCTTCTTCACGGCCGTGCAGATCCAGCTCGAAGGCCGCGACCTGCCGCTGGTCGGCCGCATCCCGGGTTCGCTGATCCAGATGATCCCGTATGTCGTGACGGTGGTCGTGCTGGCCGGACTGATGGCCAAGTCGGTGGCGCCGAAGGCGATCGGCAAGCCGTTCGTCAAGTCGCGCTGA
- a CDS encoding bifunctional metallophosphatase/5'-nucleotidase has protein sequence MTVSPRARARLSILALALAAAGCTTAPRGPVTLNLVAINDFHGNLEPSKYTYTSAATGKSETLSAGGIEALSGALAAWRKEDKDLLFIGAGDLIGASPALSSMWADEPSIEAMNLLGLRLSSVGNHEFDQGRKELLRQQAGGCDSPRPGKACRIMPNYGGARFTYLAANVLDSATGKPFMPAWRIETVKGVKVGVVGAVLQGTASVAVASAIAGLDFIGEAEAINRALPQMRAEGAQVFVALIHEGGHTATPPDQPACNDLKGGIVDIVKQLDPAFRLVITGHSHQGYLCKVDGRVVTQADAAGHLLSRIAVKVDPASGLVSDIDVRNVVMNPELFPADPKVSAFLANVKERSRAALARPLGKLGTPTVARKANEAGESPLGNLIADAVLAATRAQGAQIGFMNNGGIRKDLETSDAALTTNFGHAQAVLPFGNTLVVLDLTGAQLRRLLEQQWQRPSASGATILQVSQGLTYTWDETRPAGQRLVPGSLKFMGAPVEDSKTYRVVANNFLAEGGDNFPEFARGTNRVDTHIVDLDALSDYIAKHPGAGGANAGLAPSTRIDKVRAQQ, from the coding sequence ATGACCGTTTCCCCGCGCGCCCGCGCCCGTTTGTCCATTCTGGCGCTGGCCCTGGCTGCCGCCGGCTGCACCACCGCGCCGCGTGGTCCGGTCACATTGAACCTCGTTGCCATCAACGATTTCCACGGCAACCTCGAGCCGAGCAAGTACACCTATACCAGCGCCGCCACGGGCAAGAGCGAAACCTTGAGCGCGGGCGGCATCGAAGCCTTGAGCGGCGCACTTGCCGCCTGGCGCAAAGAGGATAAAGATCTGCTGTTCATCGGCGCGGGCGACCTGATCGGCGCCAGCCCGGCGCTCTCTTCGATGTGGGCCGACGAGCCGAGCATCGAGGCGATGAATTTGCTCGGCCTGCGCTTGTCGTCGGTGGGAAACCACGAGTTCGACCAGGGCCGCAAGGAGCTGCTGCGCCAGCAGGCCGGCGGCTGCGATTCGCCGCGTCCGGGCAAGGCCTGCCGGATCATGCCGAACTACGGCGGCGCGCGTTTTACGTATCTCGCCGCGAACGTGCTCGATAGCGCCACCGGCAAGCCCTTCATGCCGGCCTGGCGCATCGAGACCGTGAAAGGCGTGAAAGTCGGCGTGGTCGGCGCGGTGCTGCAGGGCACCGCCTCGGTCGCGGTGGCCTCGGCGATTGCCGGCCTGGACTTCATCGGCGAAGCCGAAGCCATCAACCGCGCGCTGCCGCAGATGCGCGCCGAGGGTGCGCAGGTCTTCGTCGCCCTGATCCACGAAGGCGGCCACACGGCCACGCCGCCAGACCAGCCGGCCTGCAACGATCTAAAGGGCGGCATCGTCGACATCGTGAAGCAGCTCGACCCGGCGTTCCGCCTGGTGATTACAGGCCACTCGCACCAGGGCTATTTGTGCAAGGTCGACGGGCGCGTCGTGACCCAGGCCGATGCGGCGGGGCACCTGCTGTCGCGCATCGCCGTGAAGGTCGACCCGGCCAGCGGCCTTGTGTCCGACATCGACGTGCGCAACGTCGTCATGAACCCGGAACTGTTCCCGGCCGATCCGAAAGTCAGCGCCTTCCTCGCCAACGTCAAGGAGCGCAGCCGCGCCGCGCTGGCCCGTCCGCTGGGCAAGCTGGGCACGCCGACGGTGGCGCGCAAGGCAAACGAAGCAGGGGAGTCGCCGCTCGGTAACCTGATCGCCGACGCCGTGCTGGCCGCGACCCGGGCGCAGGGTGCCCAGATCGGCTTCATGAACAATGGCGGTATCCGCAAGGACCTCGAGACGTCGGATGCCGCGCTGACCACCAACTTCGGCCACGCCCAGGCGGTGCTGCCCTTCGGGAATACCCTGGTCGTGCTGGACCTGACCGGCGCCCAATTGCGGCGCCTGCTGGAACAGCAGTGGCAGCGTCCGAGCGCCTCCGGCGCCACCATCCTGCAAGTGTCGCAAGGCCTCACGTACACCTGGGACGAGACGCGTCCGGCCGGCCAGCGCCTGGTGCCGGGCAGTCTGAAGTTCATGGGCGCGCCGGTCGAGGACAGCAAAACCTATCGCGTGGTCGCGAACAACTTCCTGGCCGAAGGCGGCGATAATTTCCCGGAATTTGCCAGGGGCACGAACCGGGTCGACACGCATATCGTCGACCTCGACGCGCTGAGCGACTACATCGCGAAACACCCGGGCGCCGGCGGTGCGAATGCCGGCCTGGCCCCATCGACGCGCATCGACAAAGTGCGCGCGCAACAATAA
- a CDS encoding BMP family lipoprotein — MKFKQLSTTIAALFIAGSAMAQAPAPKLGIVYDAGGKFDKSFNQSAFEGAERFKKETNIPYIEVQANSDTQAEQVMRGLARKKLDMIAAIGFSQTQAVAKVAKEFPKVKFVLIDSIAPGANVNSIMFKEQEGSYLVGVAAAMASKSKKIGFVGGMDIPLIRAFACGYSQGAKAQQPKIEIMSNMVGTTSAAWNDPAKGGELARQQFDRGADVVFAVAGGSGMGALQMAKEKGKLAIGVDSNQNYLHPGSMLTSMVKRVDVAIYDAFMQVKNNTWKAGTTYKGLKEGGVDWVLDKDNRKVVSPEMEKRVNGVKADIINGKIKVIDYRAASSCPV, encoded by the coding sequence ATGAAATTCAAGCAACTCAGCACGACGATTGCGGCTTTGTTCATTGCCGGCAGCGCCATGGCGCAAGCGCCGGCGCCGAAGCTGGGCATCGTCTACGATGCCGGCGGCAAGTTCGACAAGTCGTTCAACCAGTCCGCTTTCGAAGGCGCCGAGCGCTTCAAGAAAGAGACCAACATCCCGTATATCGAAGTCCAGGCCAACAGCGATACCCAGGCCGAGCAGGTGATGCGCGGCCTCGCGCGCAAGAAGCTCGACATGATCGCCGCCATCGGCTTCTCGCAGACCCAGGCCGTGGCCAAGGTCGCCAAGGAATTCCCGAAAGTCAAATTCGTCCTGATCGACTCGATCGCGCCGGGCGCGAACGTGAACTCGATCATGTTCAAGGAACAGGAAGGCTCGTACCTGGTCGGCGTCGCCGCCGCGATGGCCTCCAAGTCCAAGAAGATCGGTTTCGTCGGCGGCATGGACATCCCGCTGATCCGCGCATTCGCCTGCGGCTACAGCCAGGGCGCGAAGGCCCAGCAGCCGAAGATCGAGATCATGTCGAACATGGTCGGCACCACCAGCGCGGCCTGGAACGACCCGGCCAAGGGCGGCGAGCTGGCACGCCAGCAATTCGACCGCGGCGCCGACGTCGTGTTCGCCGTTGCCGGCGGTTCGGGCATGGGCGCGCTGCAGATGGCCAAGGAAAAGGGAAAACTGGCGATCGGCGTCGATTCGAACCAGAACTACCTGCATCCGGGCTCGATGCTGACCTCGATGGTCAAGCGCGTCGACGTCGCGATCTACGACGCGTTCATGCAAGTCAAGAACAACACCTGGAAGGCCGGCACCACCTATAAAGGCCTGAAGGAAGGCGGCGTCGACTGGGTGCTGGACAAGGACAACCGCAAGGTCGTCTCGCCCGAAATGGAAAAACGCGTCAATGGCGTGAAGGCCGACATCATCAACGGCAAGATCAAGGTCATCGACTACCGCGCCGCAAGCAGCTGCCCGGTCTGA
- a CDS encoding S1/P1 nuclease, with translation MKKLACVLALASAFTSVDALAWGGDGHRAVGAIADKLLKGTNAEKQIAALLLPGESLEAIANWPDCVKGTYCGPQSPEMVAYTDANPKHSEYHYTDVPFQLAHYHDGAVGTAEVDIVQTLKQCIAVLQGKTDPALNPHKFTKRQALILLTHMTGDIHQPLHVGAAFVSRDGKFVVPKSHAEVDEAAIFDSRGGNNLLLDDQKLSELSANLIPPGDPKPVKEGVPKALTKPFHSYWDSTTVDYAFRRVRTKTPEQFAQFAIDSKPVIKANTGEPATWPYQWADDALVVSKFAYADVVPGKITPQISKKGETYYTFALEVPANYPVPSSQIAKEQLIKGGYKLAEVLKAIYG, from the coding sequence ATGAAAAAACTAGCTTGTGTCCTCGCGCTCGCCAGCGCCTTTACGTCGGTCGACGCCCTGGCCTGGGGCGGCGACGGCCACCGCGCGGTCGGCGCCATCGCCGACAAACTGCTCAAGGGCACGAATGCCGAAAAGCAGATCGCGGCCCTGCTGCTGCCGGGCGAGTCGCTGGAAGCCATCGCCAACTGGCCGGACTGCGTGAAGGGCACCTATTGCGGCCCGCAGTCGCCGGAAATGGTGGCCTACACGGACGCCAATCCGAAGCACAGCGAGTACCACTACACCGACGTGCCCTTCCAGCTGGCGCACTACCATGACGGCGCGGTGGGTACGGCCGAGGTCGACATCGTCCAGACCCTGAAGCAGTGCATCGCGGTCCTGCAGGGCAAAACCGACCCGGCCCTGAACCCGCACAAGTTCACCAAGCGCCAGGCCTTGATTTTGCTGACCCACATGACCGGCGACATCCACCAGCCGCTGCACGTGGGCGCTGCCTTCGTTTCCAGGGACGGCAAGTTCGTGGTGCCGAAGAGCCATGCGGAAGTCGACGAAGCGGCGATCTTCGACTCGCGCGGCGGCAACAACCTGCTGCTGGACGACCAGAAGCTGTCCGAGCTGAGCGCGAACCTGATTCCGCCGGGCGATCCGAAGCCGGTCAAAGAGGGCGTGCCGAAGGCGCTGACGAAACCTTTCCACTCGTACTGGGACAGCACCACGGTCGACTACGCCTTCCGCCGCGTCCGTACCAAGACGCCGGAACAGTTCGCGCAGTTCGCGATCGACAGCAAGCCGGTGATCAAGGCGAACACGGGCGAGCCGGCGACCTGGCCTTACCAGTGGGCGGACGACGCGCTGGTGGTGTCGAAATTCGCCTACGCCGACGTGGTGCCGGGCAAGATCACGCCGCAAATCAGCAAGAAGGGCGAGACCTATTACACCTTCGCCCTGGAAGTGCCGGCCAATTACCCGGTGCCGAGCTCGCAGATCGCCAAGGAACAGCTGATCAAGGGCGGTTACAAACTGGCGGAAGTGCTGAAGGCGATCTACGGCTAA
- a CDS encoding ABC transporter ATP-binding protein, translating into MQPAVEFRNISKAFGPVQANADVSFTIAKGSIHGVIGENGAGKSTLMSILYGYYHADSGQLLIDGQARAIRSSQEAIDLGIGMVHQHFMLVENMTVLDNVMLGAEGGFKLAAKRAEVEAKLREICSRYRLDVDPLATIHDLSVGAQQRVEILKQIYRSANILILDEPTAVLTAQETASLFEILRLFKEQGKTIILITHKLQEIMDITDQVTVLRAGRVSGAVATRETSKEQLANMMVGRPIEGNLPRKPFNPGAPVLKVSNLQLKDANGVQLLADIDLNVRAGEIVAIAGVSGNGQSELMEILAGMRLPTSGQVELEGKPLPFGRRTNADGLPATFRKLGIGHVPEDRLRDGVIKDFSVMQNTVFGYQDRVKNRWGLFDFDAIAKRCAHLLQAFDVRPNNPDLRIGLLSGGNQQKVVIAREVSAAPKLMLVGQPTRGVDIGTIESIHTQLLRLRDEGVAILLVSVELEEVRALADRIVVMSGGRVTGELNIDEFDTTRIGLLMGGMHKS; encoded by the coding sequence ATGCAGCCAGCCGTAGAATTTCGCAACATAAGCAAGGCCTTCGGGCCGGTGCAAGCGAACGCTGACGTCAGCTTCACAATCGCCAAGGGTTCCATCCATGGCGTCATCGGGGAGAACGGCGCCGGCAAATCCACCCTGATGAGCATCCTGTACGGCTATTATCACGCCGACAGTGGCCAGCTCCTGATCGACGGCCAGGCGCGCGCCATCCGCAGCAGCCAGGAAGCCATCGATCTCGGCATCGGCATGGTGCACCAGCACTTCATGCTGGTCGAGAACATGACCGTGCTCGACAACGTCATGCTCGGCGCCGAGGGTGGTTTCAAACTGGCTGCGAAGCGCGCCGAAGTCGAAGCAAAGCTGCGTGAGATCTGCAGCCGCTACCGCCTCGATGTGGATCCGCTGGCAACCATCCACGATTTATCCGTGGGCGCCCAGCAGCGCGTCGAGATCCTCAAGCAGATCTACCGCAGCGCCAACATCCTGATTCTCGACGAGCCGACCGCCGTCCTGACGGCCCAGGAGACTGCGTCCCTGTTCGAGATCCTGCGCCTGTTCAAGGAGCAGGGCAAGACCATCATCCTGATCACCCATAAACTGCAGGAGATCATGGACATCACCGACCAGGTGACGGTGCTGCGCGCCGGCCGCGTGTCGGGCGCCGTGGCGACCCGCGAGACCTCGAAAGAGCAGCTGGCCAACATGATGGTGGGCCGCCCGATCGAGGGCAACCTGCCGCGCAAACCTTTCAACCCAGGCGCGCCGGTGTTGAAAGTGTCGAACCTGCAGCTGAAGGACGCGAACGGCGTTCAGCTGCTGGCCGACATCGACCTGAACGTGCGCGCGGGCGAGATCGTGGCGATTGCCGGCGTCTCCGGCAACGGCCAGAGCGAACTGATGGAAATCCTGGCCGGCATGCGCCTGCCGACCTCGGGCCAGGTCGAGCTGGAGGGCAAGCCCCTGCCCTTCGGGCGCCGCACGAATGCCGACGGCTTGCCGGCCACCTTCCGCAAGCTCGGCATCGGCCACGTGCCGGAAGACCGCCTGCGCGACGGTGTGATCAAAGATTTCTCGGTGATGCAAAACACCGTGTTCGGCTACCAGGACCGTGTGAAGAACCGCTGGGGCCTGTTCGACTTCGATGCGATCGCCAAGCGCTGCGCGCACCTGCTGCAGGCCTTCGACGTGCGTCCGAACAATCCGGACCTGCGCATCGGCCTGCTCTCGGGCGGTAACCAGCAAAAGGTCGTGATCGCGCGCGAAGTGTCGGCGGCACCAAAACTGATGCTGGTCGGCCAGCCGACCCGCGGGGTCGACATCGGCACCATCGAATCGATCCACACCCAGCTGCTGCGCCTGCGCGACGAAGGCGTGGCGATCCTGCTGGTGTCCGTGGAACTGGAAGAAGTACGCGCACTGGCCGACCGCATCGTGGTCATGTCGGGCGGCCGCGTCACCGGCGAACTGAATATCGACGAATTCGACACCACCCGCATCGGCCTCCTGATGGGCGGCATGCACAAGTCATGA